In Nocardioides bizhenqiangii, the DNA window GGGCCAGGTCACCCGCGACGTGTCGACGGAGTCGACCGAGGTGCTGTGGTTGTCGGCGGCCGAGGCGCTGAGCCGGGCGGAGTCGGGCGAGCTGATGATGCTGCCGCCGACCTACCTCACCTGCCTGGAGGTCCTCCAGCACCGCAGCCCCGGCGCCGTGCTCGAGGCGGCGGCCGACCGTGACGTGTCGATGTTCACCCCGGAGGTCGTCCCCGACGGGGACGAGTTCGTGCTCTCCCGCCCGGCCCACCTCGACCCGCTGTTGCAGGAGCGGTTCGGGTGAGCGAGCCCTGGGTCGGAGGGGAGTACGGCGACCGCGGTCGCTGCGTGCTCGCACCCAACCCGGGCATCATGACCCTCGACGGCACCAACACGTGGGTGCTCCGCGAGCCCGGTGCCGACCGGTCCGTGGTCATCGACCCGGGTCCGCTCGACGACACCCACCTCGACGCCGTCGTCGCCGCCGCGGGTGAGGTGGAGCAGGTCCTGGTGACCCACCACCACATCGACCACACCGAGGCGGCGCGCAGCTTCGCGGAGCGGATGGGCTGCGGCGTGCGGGGGCTCGATCCCGACCAGTGCTGGCGGGCGGATCCCCTCACCGATGGTGAGGTGATCGACGCCGCGGGGCTCCGGCTCGAGGTGCTGACGACCCCAGGTCACACGGCCGACTCGATCTCGCTGCTGGTCGCCGAGGACCGTGCCCTGCTGACGGGCGACATGGTGCTCGGCCGCGGCACGACGGTCATCGTCCACCCCGACGGCGACCTCGGCGGTTACTTCGACTCGATCGCGAAGATGCGGGCGCTCGTGACCGACGGCCGGGTCGCCGAGCTCTGGCCGGCGCACGGGCCGGTGCTGCCCGACGCGGCCGGGGTGCTCGACCACTACGTCGTCCACCGACGCGAGCGGCTGGCCCAGGTCGAGTCCGCGCTCAAGCGGCTCGGGCTGTCGGCCGACGACCTGCCGCCCGACGTCGCCGAGCACCCCACCCTGCCCCGCCAGGTGGTGGAGGTCGTCTATTCCGACGTCGACGAGTCGCTCTGGGGGGCGGCCGAGTGGTCGGTCCGCGCCCAGCTGGCGTACCTGCGCGACCGCTGACTCACCTCGCGTTCGCGGCCGCGAGGACCTCGGGGACCTTCTCGATCGCGCGGTAGCCGTCCGGCACCCCGACCACCATCGCAGCGATCGACTGGGAGTGCTCGGTCCGCAACGGCAGGATCGCCTGGTAGGACGGCGATTCGTACCACTCCCGCGCCGCGTCCGGCGACGGGAACTCGATGATCACGATCGCGCCGTCCCACTCGCCCTCGGCGGGGGTCAGCTCGCCGCCGTGGACGATGAACCGGCCGCCGTACGGCGCGAGGGTCTCGTCGATGCGCTCGAGGTACTCGGCGATCTCGGGGCCGAAGTCGACCTCCCGCAGGTAGGCGATGGCGTAGGCCCTGGTCGATGTCGTGGTCATGGCGTTCTCCTTCTCGGGTTGGTGTTGGTCGATCACACCTCCAGGTGCTGCGCGGCGGCGATGACGTCGGAGGTCATGTCCGCGCGCACCTGGTGGCGGCTACCGTCGGCGGCATGTCGGATGCGCCCGGGCCGGTCGGCGAGCTGCTGCGTCACTGGCGGCAGCGCCGCAACCTGTCGCAGCTCGACCTCGCGAGCCGGGCGGGCGTCTCGACCCGGCACCTCAGCTACGTCGAGACCGGCCGGTCCCAGCCCACGAGCGGGATGATCCTGCGCCTGTGCGACCACCTCGACGTCCCGCTGCGCGAGCAGAACCGGGTGCTGCTGGCCGGCGGCTTCGCACCGGCGCACCCCGAGCACCGGCTGGCGGACCCGCCGATGGCCGAGGCCAACACCGCGCTCGAGGCGATCCTGCAGGCGCACCTGCCCTACCCGGCGCTCGTGGTCGACCGGCACTGGGAGCTGATCTCGGCCAACGACGCCGCGTTCGACCTGCTCGACGGTGTCGACCCCGCGCTGCTCGAGCCGCCCATCAACGTGATCCGGGTGTCGCTGCACGCGAGGGGACTCGCGCCCCGGATCGTCAACCTCGACGAGTGGCGGGCTGCGTTGGCCGTCCGGTTGCGACGTGAGTACGACGCCTCCGCGGACCCGGCGCTCGGCGAGCTCCTCGACGAGGTGGTGGCCGACGGGGTCGAGACCGCGCCCGGCGCGGCCGCGCTCGTCGTACCGCTCCAGCTCCGCGCGGGCAGTGACACCGTCCTCTCGTTCATCTCCACCACGACGGTCTTCGGCACGCCCCGTGAGGTCACGCTGTCCGAGCTCGCGATCGAGGCCTTCTATCCCGCCGACGAGGCCACGCGGAAGATCCTCAACGGCGTCTGATGCGTTTCGGGGTCGACTACTCCGGCCAGCGCCCGTCGGCCTTCGCGGCGTCGACCGCTGCGCGTCCCGCGTCGGTCATCAGGCCTTCTCGCTCGAGCAGATCGACCCGGGTGACGTTGGACGCGGACCACGTGCTCTTCGGCCCCCGCGGCGTGAACCGGATGAACGTCGACTCCGCGTCCCGGCTGCGCGCCTGACCGTCGATCCACCCGAAGCAGACCGCCTCGAGCACGGCATCCTCGTAGGTCAACGCGGTCACCGTGCCGCCCTTCTTGGTGAGCACCACCCAGGCGGCGGTCTGCGTCGCGTGGTTCTCGGCCAGCCAGGACCGCCACCCCGCCCGGTCCGCCACCAGGATCTCCTCGCCACTCAGCACCATCCGCCTACCCTCCCACGTCGAATCGACGAGGATGGTCCGTCGAATCGACGAGGATGGTCCGTCGAATCGACAAGGAATCCTCGCCGGGCATGACGTTGTTCGCCGGCGTCGCAGGCCGACCGCCGTCCACAGGCGTGCGCGCACCGCACGTCGTCCACAGGGAGTCCTGCTGCCGCAACCAGCGGTGGCCGGGAGCGGCGAACATCCGTCGGTATGACCGACACGCCCGACATTCCTGACGGACCCTTCACGACCGAGGACGCGAAGGGACGAGGGATCACCCGGCACACGCTGCGACGGATGGTGCGGGAGGGCGTCGTACGCCGGGTCACAGCCGGCGTGTACGCCGCGGCCGCCCTCGAGGACACGGTCGAGCTCCGTGCGCGAGCGCTCGCACTCGTCCTCGCCCCGCATCAGGTCGTGTGCGACCGGACCGCGGCGTGGCTGTACGGCATCGACCTCTTCACATCCGGGGACCTCGACGTCCTTCCAGAGATCGAGACCTGTGCGTGGCGCGGCAACGGGCCGTGCCGGCGCAAGGAGGTCGACGGTCGCACCCGCGACCTGCACAACATCGACGTCACGACGATCGAAGGTGTTCAGGTGACGACGCCGCTACGTACCGCGCTCGATCTGGCCTGCCTCCTCGAGCGCCGCGATGCGCTGGCCGCTCTCGACGCGTTCCGCCGCAGGGAGGGCCTGACGCTCGCGCAGCTGCTCGTCGGCTCGCAGCGGTACCGTCGCCGGCGGGGTGTAGTCCAGCAGCGCGAGCTCATCCCCCTCTCGGATCCGCGCGCCGAGTCGACGAGAGAGTCGTGGACGCGGCTCGCCATCCACGACGAAGGATTGCCGACGCCCGACCTCCAGGTGTGGGTCGAGGTCGGCGGCGTCCCGACATACCGCCTGGACCTTGCCTACCGACGCCGCCGGATCGCCGTCGAGTACGACGGATGGGAGGCCCACGAGAGCACCCCCGAGCAGCGTGAGGCGACGAGGGCGCGTCGGAAGTGGCTGAGGGATCACGGCTGGACGGTGATCGTCGTACGCAACGGCGACTTCACCGGACCCGCGCTCGAGCGCTGGCTCGGTGAGCTCAAGGACGCACTGGCGTCGTCGTACTCCAACCGCCGTCGGCTCGAACGCGGCAGCCGGTGCTAGCGGACATCGTCGTCAACTCGGACGACCATCCTTGTCGATTCGACGGACCATCGTTGTCGATTCGACCTCAGCGGGCCCGGCGGGTCATCCGCTCCATGTCCATGATCACGACCGAGCGCGGCTCGAGCCGCAGCCAGCCGCGGGAGGCGAAGTCGGCGAGCGCCTTGTTGACCGTCTCCCGGGATGCGCCGACCAGCTGGGCCAGCTCCTCCTGGGTGAGGTCGTGGTGGACGTGCACGCCGTCGTCCGCCGTCCGGCCGAACCGCTCGGCGAGGTCGAGCAGCGCCTTGGCGACGCGGCCGGGGACGTCGGAGAACACCAGGTCGGCGACCACGTCGTTGGCCTTCCGCAGCCGGCCGGCGAGCTGGGTGAGCAGGCCGCGGGCGACGGCGGGACGGCCGTCGAGCCAGCGCAGCAGGTCCTCGTGGGACAGCGAGACGAACTCGGCGTCGGTCACCGCGGTCACGGTCGCCGACCGCGGACCCGGGTCGAAGAGCGACAGCTCGCCGAACATCGAGCCGGGGCCGAGGATGGCGAGGAGGTTCTCGCGGCCGTCGGACGACGTGCGGCCGAGCTTCACCTTGCCGTCGAGGACGATGTAGAGCTTGTCGCCGCTGTCGCCCTCGTGGAAGAGCACCTCACCGCGGCGCAACCGGGTCTCGGACATGGACGACCGGAGGGCGGACGCGGCCTCGTCGTCGAGCGCGCTGAACAGCGGGGCCTGACGGAGCACGTCGTTGTCCACGGTTCCTCCAAGGGATCGGTACGGCGGTCGCCGCGCGACCGCGCACGACGTCAGCCGCATCCTAGCCAGTGGCCCACCTCACACCTAGCGGCGCCGAGGCGCGGACCTGTCGCCGCCAGCCCGTAGGCTGACCGCGTGCGGGCGATCACGACGGAGGCGGAGACGCCGACCGGTCTCGTCCGCCGGGCGCGCAAGATCGACCGGGTCCTCGCCCAGACCTATCCCGACGCCAAGTGCGAGCTCGACTTCGACAACCCGTTCGAGCTGCTGGTCGTCACCGTCCTGAGCGCGCAGACCACCGACAAGCGGGTCAACCTGGTTCGGCCGACGCTGTTCGCCGCCTACCCCGACGCCCGGGCGATGGCCGCCGCCGACCGCGCCCACCTCGAGCAGATCGTGGGACCGCTCGGCTTCTTCCGGGCCAAGACCGAGTCGCTGCTCAAGCTCAGCGCCGCCCTCGTCGAGCGGTACGACGGCGAGGTCCCGCCTCGGCTCGACGACCTGGTCACGCTGCCCGGCGTCGGTCGCAAGACCGCCAACGTCGTGCTGGGCAACGCGTTCGGCATCCCCGGCATCACGGTCGACACCCACTTCGGTCGACTCATCCGCCGGCTCGGCTGGACCGAGGAGACCGACCCCGTCAAGGCCGAGCACGCCATCGGCGCGCTCTTCCCCAAGCGGGACTGGACGATGCTCAGCCACCACCTGATCTGGCACGGCCGCCGGGTCTGCCACGCCAGGAAGCCGGCGTGCGGCGCCTGCCCGATCGCCCGCTGGTGCCCGTCGTACGGCACCGGACCGACCGACCCGATCGAGGCGGCGAAGCTGGTCCGCACCGAGGGACCCAACTGATGCGGGCGGTCCTGCTGGCACTGCTCGCGACGGCGGTGCTCCTCACCGGCTGCGACCAGGGCGAGACGTCGAGCGCGTGCCAGGTCGACGTCGACACCCGCGAGCTGCGCGAGCTCAAGGCCGCGGCGGCCATCGAGGACTGCCCGGAGGGAGGGGGCGACGCCGACCTCCCCGACGTCGAGCTGGCCTGCCTCGGCGGCGGCACCGCGGGTTCGCTGTCCGAGATCGAGGGACCGGCGATCATCAACTTCTGGGCCTCCAACTGCCCTCCCTGCGTGAAGGAGATGCCGGCGCTCGCCGCCTTCCACGAGCAGTACGGCGACCAGGTCGCCGTCGTCGGCGTCGACTACCTCGAGACCTACCCCGGCGCGGCGCTCGAGCTGGCCAAGCGCAGCGGCGTGACCTACCCCTCCTTCGCCGACGCCTGCGGCGACCTCCAGGAGACCGACCTGGCGATCCCGGGCCTCCCGGTCTTCGTCTTCGTACGCGACGACGGCTCGGTCGAGCAGTCCTCGGGTGGAGTGGAGACGGTCGCCGAGATCGTCGAGCTCGCCGAGGACAAGCTCGACGTCGACCTGGCCCGGGACTCAGTGTGACCGACCAGTTCGCCGTACCCGACGACCTGCCGGACTGGCTGCAACCGGTGGCCGAGGCCGCCAATGCGATCGAGGGCACCGACCTGACCGCCTTCCTGCCGCCGCCTGGGTCCGACCCGCGCCGGGGCGCGGTGCTCATGCTGTTCGGCGAGACCGACGGCCGGGCCGACCTGCTGCTGACCGAGCGCGCCCACGACATGCGCTCCCATCCCGGCCAGGTGTCCTTCCCCGGCGGGACCATCGACCCCGGGGAGAGCGCGGTCGACGCCGCGCTGCGGGAGGCGCAGGAGGAGATCGGGGTCGACCCGGCGGGCGTCGCCGTGTTCGGCGCGCTGCCCGAGCTCTGGTTGCCGCCGTCGAACTTCGCGGTGACCCCGGTGCTCGGCTGGTGGCGTGACCCGCACCCGGTCGAGGTCGCCTCACCCGACGAGGTCCATGAGATCCACCACGTGGTGCTGGAGGAGTTGTTCGCGCCGGACCGACGGATATCCGTGCGGCACCCGAGCGGCTGGACCGGACCGGGCTTCCTGATCGGCGACAACCGCGACGTCATCCTGTGGGGCTTCACCGGCGGGATCATCACCCGGTTCTTCGACTACCTCGGCTGGCTGCCGCAGGTCTCCGCGCCGCCGGTCCACGAGCTGCCCGACTACATGCTCGCGGAGTACCAGCGACGCGTGGACGAGGCCGAGGACGGCGAGGCCGACAGCCTCGACATCCTCGAGCCCGGCGAACGAGGCGGGGCCTGATGGGCCTCAACTTGCTCGACTGGCTGCTCGTCGTCCTCGTGCTCGCCTACGCGCTGTCCGGTTACTGGCAGGGCTTCGTCACCGGCGCCTTCGCGACCATCGGCCTGCTGGTCGGAGGCTTCCTCGGCATCTGGGTCGCACCGATCGTGCTGGGCGGCGCGAGCCCGTCGCTCGGCGTCTCGCTCGGCGCGCTCTTCATCGTGATCCTCGGCGCGTCCTTGGGCCAGGCCCTGCTGCAGTACGCCGGCGCCCGGGTCCGTGAGCGGATCACCTGGCAACCCGTGCGTGCCGTCGACGCGGTCGGCGGCGCCGCGCTGTCCGCGGTCGCGGTGCTGCTCGTCGCCTGGGCACTTGGCTATGCGATCTCGGGCACCCGGATCGGCCCGGTGACCGAGCAGGTCCGCAGCTCGTGGGTGCTCGGCAAGGTCAACACCGTGCTCCCGGCCTCCGCTCCCAACGTGCTGCAGGCCTTCAACCAGGTCGTCGGCATGGGTTTCTTCCCCCGCTATCTCGAGCCGTTCTCGCCGGAGCGGATCGTCGACGTCGCCCCTGGTCCCAACCGGCTCAGGAACGACCCCCAGGTGCTGGCCACCGAGGCCAGCGTCCTCAAGATCCGCGGCGCCAACGACTGCGGCCGCGGCGTCGAGGGCACCGGGTTCGTCTTCGATCGCAACCTGGTGATGACCAACGCGCACGTGGTGGCGGGCGTCGACGACCCCGAGGTGGAGATCGACGGTGGCACCGAGCTCGCCCGGGTCGTCCTCTACGACTCGGAGCTCGACATCGCCGTCCTCAGCGTCGACACCGGCGGCGCGCCGATCCTCCAGTTCGACGAGTCGGCCGGGCCCGAGGACCCGGTCGCGATCGTCGGCTACCCGCAGGACGGGCCGTTCGACGTCCAACCCGGCCGGATCCGGGACAACCCGACCCTGCGCTCGCCCGACATCTACGGCTCCGGCACCGTCCTTCGCGACGTGTTCTCGCTGCGCGGACTGGTGCGGCCGGGCAACTCCGGCGGACCGATCATCACCCCGGACGGCGACGTCGCGGGGGTGGTCTTCGCCGCCTCGGTCGAGGACGACGACACCGGCTACGCGCTGACCGCCGAGCAGGTCGCCGAGAGCGCCGCCGAGGTCGAGGACAGCGACTCAGAGGTCGACACGGAAGACTGCGCCGCATGAGCGTCTGACTGCCCGAGCGCGTCGCAGTTGGCGCGGTCTAGGGTTGCGGCTGCTCGGCGGCTACCAAAGGGGACGATCGTGACGAACCAGTACGTCAGTTATGCATTTGCCGATGGCGCCGCCCGGATCACGTTGACCGCCGGCGACCGCGGCAACCCGATCGAGCCGCAGTCGACCCGGCAGCTCCACGAGGCCGTGCTGCGGGCGAAGGCCGACGGCGCGCGGGTGATCGTCCTCGCGGCCGAGGGACGCTTCTTCTCCGTGGGCGGCGACCTCAGCGCGTTCGCCGGTGCCGACGACCCCAGCGCGCTGCTCCTCGACCTCGCCGAGTCGGTCCACCGGGTGGTCACCGAGCTGGTCCGCAGTGACGCGATCGTGGTGAGCGTGGTGCACGGCACGGCTGCCGGCGGCGGCTTCCCGCTGGCCGCGGCCGCGGACATCGTCCTCGCCGCCGACACCGCGAAGTTCAGCCTCGCCTACGCCAAGGTGGGCCTGAGCCCCGACTGCGGCGGCAGCCTGCTCGTCCACACCCTCGGGCTGCACCGGGTGCTGCGGCTGGCGCTGCTCGGCGACGTCCTCACCGCGCAGGAGGCGGCCGACGCGGGCCTGGTCGCCCGCGTCGTCCCGGCCGACGACCTGGCAGCGGTCGCCGACGACGTGGTCGCCCAGCTGCTCGCCGGGTCACCGGGTGCCTTCGCCGCCGCCAAGCGGCTGGTGCGTGGTGTCGCCGAGCCGGCCCCCGAGGCGGCGCTCCGCCGCGAGGCGGAGTCGATCAGCGCCCTCGCCGGGTCGCCGAACGGTCAGGAGGGCATCGCCGCCTTCCTCGAGAAGCGCCGGCCCCGGTTCTCGTAGGCGCTAGTTCGTCTCGGGCCCGACGGTGACCGGGGGTTCCGCGCCGGTGGCCACGGCGGCGAACCGGTCGACAGCGATCTGGAGGTACGCCGCGTCGTCGAAGTAGTTGTACGTCGGGAAGTTGACGCTCAGCACGATCGCGATGTGCGGCCCCGTGCGGGCGAGCAGGTAGCGGGTCTCGATGTCGAGGTCGGTGCCGTCGGGCGTGGTGATGGTCCCGTCGAACTCCACGAGAA includes these proteins:
- a CDS encoding TlpA disulfide reductase family protein, with the translated sequence MRAVLLALLATAVLLTGCDQGETSSACQVDVDTRELRELKAAAAIEDCPEGGGDADLPDVELACLGGGTAGSLSEIEGPAIINFWASNCPPCVKEMPALAAFHEQYGDQVAVVGVDYLETYPGAALELAKRSGVTYPSFADACGDLQETDLAIPGLPVFVFVRDDGSVEQSSGGVETVAEIVELAEDKLDVDLARDSV
- a CDS encoding YdeI/OmpD-associated family protein, which codes for MVLSGEEILVADRAGWRSWLAENHATQTAAWVVLTKKGGTVTALTYEDAVLEAVCFGWIDGQARSRDAESTFIRFTPRGPKSTWSASNVTRVDLLEREGLMTDAGRAAVDAAKADGRWPE
- a CDS encoding MarP family serine protease, coding for MGLNLLDWLLVVLVLAYALSGYWQGFVTGAFATIGLLVGGFLGIWVAPIVLGGASPSLGVSLGALFIVILGASLGQALLQYAGARVRERITWQPVRAVDAVGGAALSAVAVLLVAWALGYAISGTRIGPVTEQVRSSWVLGKVNTVLPASAPNVLQAFNQVVGMGFFPRYLEPFSPERIVDVAPGPNRLRNDPQVLATEASVLKIRGANDCGRGVEGTGFVFDRNLVMTNAHVVAGVDDPEVEIDGGTELARVVLYDSELDIAVLSVDTGGAPILQFDESAGPEDPVAIVGYPQDGPFDVQPGRIRDNPTLRSPDIYGSGTVLRDVFSLRGLVRPGNSGGPIITPDGDVAGVVFAASVEDDDTGYALTAEQVAESAAEVEDSDSEVDTEDCAA
- a CDS encoding MBL fold metallo-hydrolase, translating into MSEPWVGGEYGDRGRCVLAPNPGIMTLDGTNTWVLREPGADRSVVIDPGPLDDTHLDAVVAAAGEVEQVLVTHHHIDHTEAARSFAERMGCGVRGLDPDQCWRADPLTDGEVIDAAGLRLEVLTTPGHTADSISLLVAEDRALLTGDMVLGRGTTVIVHPDGDLGGYFDSIAKMRALVTDGRVAELWPAHGPVLPDAAGVLDHYVVHRRERLAQVESALKRLGLSADDLPPDVAEHPTLPRQVVEVVYSDVDESLWGAAEWSVRAQLAYLRDR
- a CDS encoding NUDIX hydrolase; translation: MTDQFAVPDDLPDWLQPVAEAANAIEGTDLTAFLPPPGSDPRRGAVLMLFGETDGRADLLLTERAHDMRSHPGQVSFPGGTIDPGESAVDAALREAQEEIGVDPAGVAVFGALPELWLPPSNFAVTPVLGWWRDPHPVEVASPDEVHEIHHVVLEELFAPDRRISVRHPSGWTGPGFLIGDNRDVILWGFTGGIITRFFDYLGWLPQVSAPPVHELPDYMLAEYQRRVDEAEDGEADSLDILEPGERGGA
- a CDS encoding Crp/Fnr family transcriptional regulator, whose amino-acid sequence is MDNDVLRQAPLFSALDDEAASALRSSMSETRLRRGEVLFHEGDSGDKLYIVLDGKVKLGRTSSDGRENLLAILGPGSMFGELSLFDPGPRSATVTAVTDAEFVSLSHEDLLRWLDGRPAVARGLLTQLAGRLRKANDVVADLVFSDVPGRVAKALLDLAERFGRTADDGVHVHHDLTQEELAQLVGASRETVNKALADFASRGWLRLEPRSVVIMDMERMTRRAR
- a CDS encoding type IV toxin-antitoxin system AbiEi family antitoxin domain-containing protein is translated as MTDTPDIPDGPFTTEDAKGRGITRHTLRRMVREGVVRRVTAGVYAAAALEDTVELRARALALVLAPHQVVCDRTAAWLYGIDLFTSGDLDVLPEIETCAWRGNGPCRRKEVDGRTRDLHNIDVTTIEGVQVTTPLRTALDLACLLERRDALAALDAFRRREGLTLAQLLVGSQRYRRRRGVVQQRELIPLSDPRAESTRESWTRLAIHDEGLPTPDLQVWVEVGGVPTYRLDLAYRRRRIAVEYDGWEAHESTPEQREATRARRKWLRDHGWTVIVVRNGDFTGPALERWLGELKDALASSYSNRRRLERGSRC
- a CDS encoding DUF1330 domain-containing protein, encoding MTTTSTRAYAIAYLREVDFGPEIAEYLERIDETLAPYGGRFIVHGGELTPAEGEWDGAIVIIEFPSPDAAREWYESPSYQAILPLRTEHSQSIAAMVVGVPDGYRAIEKVPEVLAAANAR
- the nth gene encoding endonuclease III, whose translation is MRAITTEAETPTGLVRRARKIDRVLAQTYPDAKCELDFDNPFELLVVTVLSAQTTDKRVNLVRPTLFAAYPDARAMAAADRAHLEQIVGPLGFFRAKTESLLKLSAALVERYDGEVPPRLDDLVTLPGVGRKTANVVLGNAFGIPGITVDTHFGRLIRRLGWTEETDPVKAEHAIGALFPKRDWTMLSHHLIWHGRRVCHARKPACGACPIARWCPSYGTGPTDPIEAAKLVRTEGPN
- a CDS encoding helix-turn-helix domain-containing protein, coding for MSDAPGPVGELLRHWRQRRNLSQLDLASRAGVSTRHLSYVETGRSQPTSGMILRLCDHLDVPLREQNRVLLAGGFAPAHPEHRLADPPMAEANTALEAILQAHLPYPALVVDRHWELISANDAAFDLLDGVDPALLEPPINVIRVSLHARGLAPRIVNLDEWRAALAVRLRREYDASADPALGELLDEVVADGVETAPGAAALVVPLQLRAGSDTVLSFISTTTVFGTPREVTLSELAIEAFYPADEATRKILNGV
- a CDS encoding enoyl-CoA hydratase/isomerase family protein; the protein is MTNQYVSYAFADGAARITLTAGDRGNPIEPQSTRQLHEAVLRAKADGARVIVLAAEGRFFSVGGDLSAFAGADDPSALLLDLAESVHRVVTELVRSDAIVVSVVHGTAAGGGFPLAAAADIVLAADTAKFSLAYAKVGLSPDCGGSLLVHTLGLHRVLRLALLGDVLTAQEAADAGLVARVVPADDLAAVADDVVAQLLAGSPGAFAAAKRLVRGVAEPAPEAALRREAESISALAGSPNGQEGIAAFLEKRRPRFS